One genomic segment of Arachis duranensis cultivar V14167 chromosome 4, aradu.V14167.gnm2.J7QH, whole genome shotgun sequence includes these proteins:
- the LOC107485156 gene encoding alpha-soluble NSF attachment protein isoform X1, with amino-acid sequence MAEEQRAKGEEFARKAERKIFCGCCAVLGSNYEEAAELFKKSATSFKLAKSWDKAGSVYIKLSKCHMKLDSKYEAANAYVDAAHCYKKISTKGAIPCLKQAVTLFTEVGRHVMAAKHCKEIGELYELGQDAENAKTYFERAAELYELEDATTTVIQCKAKVAQFSAQLKEFQKAMKIYEDIARQSLNSNLLKYGVRGYLLNSGICQLCLGDVVAINNTLERYQDLDPTFSRTREYQFLADLAASIDTEDVEKFTRAVKEFESATPLDAWKSNLLLRVKDALKAREMEDGDLT; translated from the exons ATGGCTGAAGAACAGAGAGCGAAGGGAGAAGAATTTGCTAGGAAAGCAGAGAGGAAAATCTTCTGTGGTTGCTGTGCTGTTCTTGGTTCCAATTATGAAGAAGCCGCTGAACTCTTCAAGAAATCCGCAACTTCCTTCAAACTCGCCAAATCAT GGGACAAAGCAGGTTCAGTGTACATCAAATTGTCTAAATGCCATATGAAG TTAGATAGCAAGTATGAAGCTGCAAATGCTTATGTAGATGCTGCTCATTGCTATAAGAAGATATCCACAAAAG GAGCAATTCCATGCTTAAAACAAGCAGTAACTCTCTTCACAGAGGTTGGTAGACACGTCATGGCTGCAAAGCATTGCAAG GAAATCGGCGAACTATATGAGCTTGGCCAAGATGCGGAGAACGCTAAAACATATTTTGAGAGGGCTGCTGAACTTTATGAACTCGAGGATGCGACAACAACTGTGATCCAGTGCAAAGCAAAGGTTGCACAATTTTCTGCCCAACTTAAAGA ATTTCAGAAGGCAATGAAGATTTACGAAGATATTGCCCGACAATCGCTCAACAGTAATTTGCTGAAATATGGAGTTAGAGGATATCTTCTTAACTCTGGCATTTGCCAGCTTTGTCTAGGGGATGTTGTTGCAATTAACAACACCTTGGAGCGCTATCAG GACTTGGATCCAACATTCTCCAGAACTCGTGAATACCAATTTTTGGCT GATTTGGCTGCTTCAATTGATACTGAAGATGTTGAAAAGTTTACTAGAGCAGTCAAGGAGTTTGAGAGTGCGACCCCATTG GATGCTTGGAAGTCAAACCTTCTGTTGAGAGTAAAGGATGCCTTGAAAGCAAGAGAGATGGAAGATGGTGATTTGACATGA
- the LOC107485156 gene encoding alpha-soluble NSF attachment protein isoform X2: MAEEQRAKGEEFARKAERKIFCGCCAVLGSNYEEAAELFKKSATSFKLAKSWDKAGSVYIKLSKCHMKLDSKYEAANAYVDAAHCYKKISTKGAIPCLKQAVTLFTEVGRHVMAAKHCKEIGELYELGQDAENAKTYFERAAELYELEDATTTVIQCKAKVAQFSAQLKEFQKAMKIYEDIARQSLNSNLLKYGVRGYLLNSGICQLCLGDVVAINNTLERYQDLDPTFSRTREYQFLADLAASIDTEDVEKFTRAVKEFESATPLMRKWTEFTHDSRRHSMMCLIYISDPT; the protein is encoded by the exons ATGGCTGAAGAACAGAGAGCGAAGGGAGAAGAATTTGCTAGGAAAGCAGAGAGGAAAATCTTCTGTGGTTGCTGTGCTGTTCTTGGTTCCAATTATGAAGAAGCCGCTGAACTCTTCAAGAAATCCGCAACTTCCTTCAAACTCGCCAAATCAT GGGACAAAGCAGGTTCAGTGTACATCAAATTGTCTAAATGCCATATGAAG TTAGATAGCAAGTATGAAGCTGCAAATGCTTATGTAGATGCTGCTCATTGCTATAAGAAGATATCCACAAAAG GAGCAATTCCATGCTTAAAACAAGCAGTAACTCTCTTCACAGAGGTTGGTAGACACGTCATGGCTGCAAAGCATTGCAAG GAAATCGGCGAACTATATGAGCTTGGCCAAGATGCGGAGAACGCTAAAACATATTTTGAGAGGGCTGCTGAACTTTATGAACTCGAGGATGCGACAACAACTGTGATCCAGTGCAAAGCAAAGGTTGCACAATTTTCTGCCCAACTTAAAGA ATTTCAGAAGGCAATGAAGATTTACGAAGATATTGCCCGACAATCGCTCAACAGTAATTTGCTGAAATATGGAGTTAGAGGATATCTTCTTAACTCTGGCATTTGCCAGCTTTGTCTAGGGGATGTTGTTGCAATTAACAACACCTTGGAGCGCTATCAG GACTTGGATCCAACATTCTCCAGAACTCGTGAATACCAATTTTTGGCT GATTTGGCTGCTTCAATTGATACTGAAGATGTTGAAAAGTTTACTAGAGCAGTCAAGGAGTTTGAGAGTGCGACCCCATTG atgCGTAAATGGACCGAGTTCACACATGATTCAAGACGACATTCAATGATGTGTTTGATTTATATATCCGACCCCACCTAG